In a genomic window of Cuculus canorus isolate bCucCan1 chromosome 4, bCucCan1.pri, whole genome shotgun sequence:
- the LOC128852117 gene encoding uncharacterized protein LOC128852117 — MFLLQHNLSPTFYWNAFQLFFQASVLSDHLPIPSHTLLLLCLLSNETTDSDSLSCCSAWMKKWPWRDTICDSTGSALDFSSVSSYEVLDELWVKDGNTLAQGCSPHFGSGPSQPTLGMNRQQVRESDNVHSLLCCLLTALSHQTPRMPPCSNRPHGDFLKLLCSFPKWRCNWFLLFIQAPGHHCMFHNEFNISFFSVMHQSDTSHFLSPGGFF; from the exons ATGTTCCTGCTCCAACACAACCTCAGCCCAACTTTCTACTGGAATGCatttcaacttttctttcaagCATCGGTGCTTTCTGATCATCTCCCCATTCCATCTCACACACTGCTActtctttgccttctttctaATGAAACCACTGACTCAGACAGTCTaagctgctgctcagcctggatGAAGAAATGGCCGTGGAGGGATACAATTTGTGACAG tactGGCAGTGCTTTGGATTTCAGCAGTGTTTCCAGCTATGAAGTTTTAGATGAGCTATGGGTCAAG GATGGGAACACCCTTGCACAGGGTTGCTCACCCCACTTTGGCAGTGGACCAAGCCAGCCCACCCTTGGCATGAACAGACAACAGGTGCGGGAAAGCGATAACGTCcacagcctgctctgctgcctcctaACTGCCCTGTCTCACCAAACTCCAAGAATGCCACCTTGCAGCAACAGACCACATGGAGATTTTCTAAAGTTGCTTTGcag CTTTCCCAAATGGAGATGTAACTGGTTCCTACTCTTCATCCAAGCACCTGGACATCACTGCATGTTTCACAATGAGTTTAACATTTCATTCTTCTCAGTAATGCATCAGAGTGACACAAGCCACTTTCTGTCCCCTGGGGGTTTCTTCTAG